Proteins from a genomic interval of Treponema succinifaciens DSM 2489:
- a CDS encoding AMP-binding protein codes for MKYTVLDYLEKTAEIYPDKVAFADVNDSITWKSLVDESKSLSGAIAKYFPKGTAVPVMCEKSVVTVKLFFAALYAGCFYSFFDFSFPDERLNLMIKTLETPFILTDKKREKKVQNLCAQPLFIEDLLAENICYNEKRRNNIIDVEPVYANFTSGSTGVPKAVVVSHRSVIDFISCFTEIFEITSDDRIANQAPFDFDVSVKDIFSAVFTGASVYLIPKMYFSFPVKLLDFLCENQITTLIWAVSALCIISTLNGFSYKIPTSIKKIMFSGEVMPIKQLKIWKKYIPDAKYVNLFGPTEITCNCSYFIIPDEIPDDYDIPIGKPFPNERILLIDENENLIAENDTESKGEICVSGTCVSLGYINNSKTNEVFIQNPLNKKYFERIYKTGDLGRYGKDGNLYYLGRKDNQIKHMGHRIELSEIEKGIEKICTISRACCIFFENKITAFYTGSQTEKKEIVFQLKSILPAYMIPADFLFIKEFPVTKNGKIDKNILKGLMNEKS; via the coding sequence ATGAAATATACAGTTCTTGATTATCTTGAAAAAACAGCTGAAATATATCCTGATAAAGTTGCGTTTGCAGATGTTAATGATTCTATTACTTGGAAATCTCTTGTTGATGAATCAAAATCTCTTTCTGGTGCAATTGCAAAATATTTTCCAAAAGGAACAGCTGTTCCTGTCATGTGTGAAAAATCAGTTGTTACAGTGAAATTATTTTTTGCTGCTTTATATGCTGGCTGTTTTTATTCTTTTTTCGATTTTTCATTTCCAGATGAACGTTTAAATTTAATGATAAAAACTCTTGAAACTCCATTCATTCTAACAGATAAAAAAAGAGAGAAAAAAGTTCAGAACCTTTGTGCACAGCCGCTTTTTATAGAAGACTTGCTGGCGGAAAATATTTGCTATAATGAAAAAAGACGTAATAATATAATAGATGTAGAACCCGTTTATGCAAATTTTACATCTGGCTCAACAGGTGTTCCTAAAGCCGTTGTAGTTTCTCATCGTTCTGTTATAGATTTTATAAGCTGTTTTACTGAAATTTTTGAAATAACTTCAGATGACAGAATTGCTAATCAAGCTCCTTTTGATTTTGATGTTTCAGTGAAAGATATTTTTTCTGCAGTTTTTACAGGCGCTTCCGTTTATCTTATCCCAAAAATGTATTTTTCATTTCCTGTAAAACTTTTGGATTTCCTTTGTGAGAATCAGATTACAACTCTTATCTGGGCTGTTTCTGCTTTGTGCATAATTTCAACATTGAATGGATTTTCTTATAAAATTCCAACGTCAATAAAAAAGATTATGTTTTCAGGCGAAGTTATGCCGATAAAGCAGCTGAAAATATGGAAAAAATATATTCCAGATGCAAAATATGTAAATCTTTTCGGACCTACAGAAATAACCTGCAACTGTTCATATTTTATAATTCCAGATGAAATTCCAGATGATTATGATATTCCAATTGGAAAGCCGTTCCCTAATGAAAGAATTTTACTTATTGATGAAAATGAAAATCTTATAGCAGAAAATGACACTGAATCAAAAGGTGAAATTTGCGTGTCTGGAACTTGTGTTTCGCTTGGCTACATAAATAATAGCAAAACGAATGAGGTTTTTATTCAGAATCCATTGAACAAAAAATATTTTGAAAGAATCTACAAAACTGGCGATCTTGGACGCTATGGAAAAGATGGAAATCTTTACTATCTTGGCCGCAAAGATAATCAGATAAAGCACATGGGACACAGAATTGAGTTGTCTGAAATTGAAAAAGGAATAGAAAAAATATGCACAATATCAAGGGCTTGCTGTATTTTTTTTGAAAATAAAATAACTGCTTTTTATACAGGCTCTCAAACTGAAAAAAAAGAAATAGTTTTTCAACTGAAATCAATTCTTCCTGCATACATGATTCCAGCTGATTTTCTTTTTATAAAAGAATTTCCTGTAACAAAAAATGGAAAAATTGATAAGAATATTTTAAAAGGACTAATGAATGAAAAGTCATAA
- a CDS encoding diaminopimelate decarboxylase family protein, translating to MKSHNFKELAEKYGTPFYLFDFEILKNRIELLNNKLPKNAELCYAIKANAFLLQALKDLKILFEVCSNGELSICHKYNVNPNHIVFSGVVKTKEDIKNAWKMHVNTITLESLEHCRFLKEVANEENGDYIQNVLIRLSSGNQFGMSENDVLDALKILKQLKNVNFRGVHYFSGTQKKLKKIETEIQYIQDYCDNLQKMSGIEFNEIEYGPGFSFDYFAQPDFSENYNDFDAVAGLLEKSKYKFTIEAGRFIASSCGFYVSRIMDLKSTNDVNYCLIDGGINHLNYYGQIMGMKIPPVSLVKNNTDAKSDKCASFEICGSLCTTADVITKCLSLDSPAIGDFLVFKNIGAYSVTEGIYLFLSHALPCVISYDKMEYKILRQSFETYKINS from the coding sequence ATGAAAAGTCATAATTTTAAGGAACTTGCAGAAAAATATGGAACGCCTTTTTATCTTTTTGATTTTGAGATATTAAAAAATCGAATTGAGCTGTTAAATAATAAGCTTCCTAAAAATGCTGAGCTTTGCTATGCTATAAAGGCTAACGCTTTTTTACTTCAGGCTTTGAAAGATTTGAAAATTCTTTTTGAAGTTTGTTCTAATGGGGAACTTTCTATTTGCCATAAATACAATGTAAATCCTAATCATATTGTTTTTTCCGGCGTAGTAAAAACAAAAGAAGATATAAAAAATGCGTGGAAAATGCACGTTAACACAATAACGCTGGAATCTCTTGAACATTGCCGATTTTTAAAAGAAGTTGCAAATGAAGAAAATGGCGATTACATTCAAAATGTTTTAATTAGGCTTTCAAGCGGAAACCAGTTTGGAATGTCAGAAAATGATGTTTTGGATGCTCTGAAAATTTTAAAGCAGTTAAAAAATGTAAATTTTAGAGGCGTTCATTATTTTTCAGGTACTCAAAAAAAATTAAAAAAAATAGAAACTGAAATTCAATATATTCAGGATTATTGTGACAATCTTCAAAAAATGTCTGGAATTGAATTCAATGAAATAGAATATGGTCCGGGATTTTCATTTGATTATTTTGCGCAGCCAGATTTTTCTGAAAACTATAATGACTTTGACGCTGTTGCAGGCTTGTTGGAAAAATCAAAATATAAATTTACAATTGAAGCAGGACGTTTTATTGCATCTTCGTGCGGATTTTATGTTTCAAGGATAATGGATCTAAAATCTACAAATGATGTAAATTATTGCTTGATAGATGGCGGCATAAATCATTTGAATTATTATGGCCAGATAATGGGAATGAAAATTCCGCCTGTTTCTCTTGTAAAAAATAATACTGACGCGAAATCTGATAAATGTGCCAGTTTTGAAATTTGCGGTTCTCTTTGCACAACAGCTGATGTGATTACAAAATGTTTGTCGCTTGATTCTCCTGCTATAGGCGATTTCCTTGTTTTTAAAAACATTGGCGCGTATTCTGTTACAGAAGGCATTTATTTGTTTTTAAGCCATGCGTTGCCGTGTGTGATTTCCTATGATAAAATGGAATATAAAATTTTAAGACAAAGTTTTGAAACATATAAAATAAATTCATAA
- a CDS encoding acyl carrier protein, whose translation MEKLLEILTELKPDVDFSTEKNLIDNAVLDSFDIVQLISQLNDAFDIEITPADIIPENFNSAESLWAMIQKLQ comes from the coding sequence ATGGAAAAATTACTTGAAATTCTTACAGAGCTTAAACCTGATGTAGATTTCTCTACGGAAAAAAATCTTATTGACAATGCTGTTCTTGACTCATTTGACATTGTCCAATTGATTTCTCAGCTAAATGATGCGTTTGATATTGAAATTACGCCAGCTGATATTATTCCTGAAAATTTCAATTCAGCTGAAAGCCTTTGGGCTATGATTCAAAAACTTCAATAA
- a CDS encoding glycosyltransferase family 2 protein, with translation MKNEPLVSVIIPTYNRKNTILASVNSVLNQTYKNIELIVVDDCSTDDTIDILEKINDKRLKVIRHPKNKGQNAARNTGIKESSGEYIAHHDSDDIWHLNKLEVQMNKFQEVDADILCCQTAVNDEDTHKYLYNHPNEKLVKEGFVSYKQLLKYNCTTSQTIIGKAECFKYVLFDENQPRFTDWALSLDLVKKYKLYYQQAVLVDVYQQKDSITKNPQKGVRGMEMLFEKHKEAILSDPEIVESFFRKKASFVCKTRKNPKDEMKIIFKYNPNAANFAKYLLAVFNLYKLLFKIKNSL, from the coding sequence ATGAAAAACGAACCATTAGTATCTGTAATTATTCCGACTTACAACAGAAAAAATACAATTCTAGCCTCGGTAAACTCTGTTTTGAATCAGACTTACAAGAATATCGAGTTGATTGTTGTTGACGACTGCTCAACTGATGATACAATCGACATTTTGGAAAAAATCAATGATAAAAGGCTAAAAGTTATCAGACATCCTAAAAACAAAGGGCAAAATGCGGCGAGAAACACTGGCATAAAAGAAAGTTCTGGTGAATATATCGCCCATCACGACAGTGATGATATATGGCATCTGAATAAACTAGAAGTCCAGATGAATAAATTTCAAGAAGTTGATGCGGACATTTTATGCTGTCAGACTGCCGTAAACGATGAAGATACTCACAAATATTTATATAATCATCCGAATGAAAAATTAGTAAAAGAAGGTTTTGTTTCATATAAGCAATTATTGAAATACAACTGTACTACATCCCAGACAATCATTGGAAAAGCAGAATGTTTTAAATATGTTCTATTTGATGAAAACCAACCTAGATTTACAGACTGGGCACTCTCCCTTGATTTAGTAAAAAAATATAAATTATATTATCAGCAAGCAGTTCTTGTTGATGTCTACCAGCAAAAAGATTCCATAACAAAAAATCCTCAAAAAGGTGTAAGAGGAATGGAAATGCTTTTTGAAAAACACAAAGAGGCAATTCTTTCTGACCCGGAAATTGTCGAAAGTTTTTTTAGGAAAAAAGCATCTTTTGTCTGCAAAACAAGGAAAAATCCAAAAGATGAGATGAAAATAATTTTCAAATATAATCCAAATGCTGCAAACTTTGCAAAATATTTGCTGGCTGTTTTTAACCTTTATAAATTACTTTTTAAAATTAAAAACAGCTTATAA
- a CDS encoding DUF2281 domain-containing protein, which produces MSDIAFSTLTQQIKECSYDEKITLLSFIADLLKHNPKIEKKPKRKLGGLKGKIFMTEDFDKTPECFKDYI; this is translated from the coding sequence ATGAGTGATATTGCATTTTCAACACTTACACAACAGATAAAAGAATGTTCTTATGATGAAAAAATAACGCTTTTATCATTTATTGCAGATTTGTTAAAACATAATCCGAAAATAGAAAAGAAGCCCAAAAGAAAACTAGGTGGCTTGAAAGGCAAAATCTTTATGACAGAAGATTTTGATAAAACTCCAGAATGTTTCAAGGATTATATTTAG
- a CDS encoding glycosyltransferase family 2 protein — MKIFAIMLVKNEADIVGYVLKEAEKWADKIFIIDNGSTDGTWEIIKSMKNEIITPWKQDFGSFRRGMRADVFNEFRHLSTKEDWWCYALDADEFYIENPRDFLQRIPKRF; from the coding sequence ATGAAAATCTTTGCGATAATGCTTGTAAAAAATGAAGCCGATATTGTTGGCTATGTTTTAAAAGAAGCTGAAAAGTGGGCTGATAAAATCTTTATAATAGACAATGGTTCAACCGACGGAACCTGGGAAATTATAAAATCCATGAAGAATGAAATAATCACTCCATGGAAACAAGATTTTGGCTCATTCAGAAGAGGAATGAGAGCTGATGTTTTTAATGAATTCCGACATCTTTCTACAAAAGAAGACTGGTGGTGTTATGCGCTGGATGCAGATGAATTTTATATTGAGAATCCCAGAGATTTTTTGCAAAGAATACCAAAAAGATTCTAA
- a CDS encoding glycosyltransferase family 2 protein gives MKIFAIMLVKNEADIVKSVILDAKTWADRIFIMDNGSTDGTWEIIQSLADDIVVPWKQDFRPYSNGLRADVFNEFRHEASDGDWWCFKLDADEFYYDNPKEFLAKIPKKYSLVAKQSLDYVLTTEDVEEYDFSGDFEKDKEHIMHLKNSCWSEPRFFRYRKSLKWNFDATSHYPKFAGLLAPELILVKHYQFRSPKQMQARLDLRNSLANKKDGICFRHVKETNYKELLADKKNCLLDNNDIKSHGGGYREIPVRNSLQQPLLKRIILRIGIALKLF, from the coding sequence ATGAAAATATTTGCCATAATGCTCGTGAAAAACGAGGCTGACATAGTAAAAAGTGTTATTCTTGACGCAAAAACCTGGGCTGACAGAATATTCATAATGGACAACGGTTCAACCGACGGAACATGGGAAATCATACAGTCCCTTGCAGATGACATAGTTGTGCCATGGAAGCAGGATTTCAGACCTTATTCAAACGGACTTAGAGCAGATGTATTCAATGAATTCAGACATGAAGCAAGCGACGGAGACTGGTGGTGCTTTAAACTTGATGCAGACGAATTTTATTATGACAATCCAAAAGAATTTCTTGCGAAGATTCCTAAAAAGTATTCATTAGTTGCAAAACAATCTCTTGACTACGTTTTAACAACAGAAGATGTGGAAGAGTATGATTTTTCCGGAGATTTTGAAAAAGATAAAGAACATATAATGCATTTAAAGAATAGCTGCTGGAGCGAACCAAGATTCTTCCGCTATAGAAAATCATTAAAATGGAATTTTGACGCCACATCACACTACCCTAAATTCGCAGGACTTTTAGCGCCAGAGTTAATACTTGTAAAGCATTATCAGTTCCGCTCTCCAAAGCAAATGCAAGCAAGGCTTGATTTACGCAATTCACTTGCAAACAAAAAAGACGGAATTTGCTTCAGACACGTAAAAGAGACAAATTACAAAGAACTTTTAGCAGACAAAAAAAATTGCCTGCTTGATAACAACGACATAAAATCTCATGGGGGGGGGTACAGAGAAATACCTGTCCGCAATTCTTTACAGCAGCCACTGCTTAAAAGAATTATTCTGCGGATTGGAATTGCCTTAAAACTTTTCTAA
- a CDS encoding sugar 3,4-ketoisomerase has translation MAQIINLPTFSDERGSLTVIEKLLPFEIKRIYYIYNAKEKRGGHRHLKTTQALVCPKGSCEIFINNGNSEQTVLLDSPEKCLILSPEDWHSMDKFTSDCVLLVLASEFFDKADYIEEEYPRD, from the coding sequence ATGGCGCAGATAATTAATCTTCCTACCTTTTCAGATGAGCGCGGCTCTCTTACTGTTATAGAAAAACTTCTTCCATTTGAAATCAAGCGCATTTACTACATCTACAATGCAAAAGAAAAACGCGGTGGACACAGGCATTTAAAGACAACCCAGGCTCTCGTTTGTCCAAAAGGCTCATGCGAAATTTTTATAAATAACGGAAATTCGGAACAGACTGTTCTTCTTGATTCTCCAGAAAAATGTCTTATCCTTTCACCAGAAGACTGGCACTCAATGGACAAATTTACATCAGACTGCGTGCTTCTTGTTTTGGCATCTGAATTTTTTGATAAAGCTGATTATATAGAAGAGGAGTATCCACGTGATTGA
- a CDS encoding DegT/DnrJ/EryC1/StrS family aminotransferase, translating to MIEYENLGKLNRPFFDEYKKSFETVLDSGWYILGNQVAEFEKEFAAFCGVKYCVGVANGLEALTISLKAFDFPAGSEVIVPSNTYIATILAIVNANLKPVLVEPEITTYNIDVSKIENAITSKTKAIMPVHLYGRMANMPAIIEIAKKYNLKIVEDAAQAHNASINGKKVGSWGEFTAFSFYPTKNLGALGDAGAITTDNEELYNKVKALRNYGSNIKYHNEYIGENSRLSEVQASFLRIKLKKLEEITCHKEKLADIYYSMLSGTDFILPAKLEGYRHVYHIFNIRSKRRDELKSFLLENGVKTEIHYPVAPNRQLAMKGILDNFETPIAEEIHNTTLSLPISYFHTEQDIEQVCDVLRKFNNK from the coding sequence GTGATTGAGTATGAAAATTTAGGAAAGTTGAATAGACCTTTCTTTGACGAATATAAAAAATCTTTCGAAACTGTTCTTGATTCAGGATGGTATATTTTAGGAAATCAGGTTGCTGAATTTGAAAAGGAATTTGCTGCTTTCTGCGGCGTAAAATATTGTGTTGGTGTTGCGAACGGACTTGAGGCTCTTACAATTTCATTGAAAGCTTTCGATTTTCCGGCTGGTTCAGAAGTTATTGTTCCTTCAAACACTTATATTGCGACAATTCTTGCGATTGTAAATGCTAACTTAAAGCCCGTGCTTGTTGAGCCAGAAATTACAACGTATAACATTGATGTTTCTAAAATTGAAAATGCGATAACATCAAAAACAAAAGCTATTATGCCAGTTCATCTTTATGGAAGAATGGCTAATATGCCGGCAATCATTGAAATTGCTAAAAAATACAATTTGAAGATTGTTGAAGATGCTGCTCAGGCACACAACGCTTCCATAAACGGAAAGAAAGTTGGCTCTTGGGGCGAATTCACAGCATTCAGCTTTTATCCTACAAAAAATCTTGGCGCGCTAGGAGATGCCGGAGCTATAACAACTGACAACGAGGAGCTTTATAATAAAGTAAAAGCTCTTAGAAATTATGGTTCAAATATAAAATATCATAATGAATATATTGGTGAAAATTCAAGACTTTCAGAAGTTCAGGCTTCTTTTCTTAGAATAAAACTGAAAAAACTGGAAGAAATTACATGCCATAAAGAAAAACTTGCAGACATTTATTACTCAATGTTAAGCGGCACAGACTTTATTCTTCCGGCAAAACTAGAAGGGTATCGTCACGTTTATCATATCTTTAATATCCGCTCAAAAAGGCGTGATGAACTAAAATCGTTTCTTCTTGAAAATGGTGTAAAAACTGAAATTCATTATCCTGTTGCTCCAAACAGACAGCTTGCCATGAAAGGAATTCTTGATAATTTTGAAACTCCTATAGCAGAAGAAATCCATAACACAACATTGAGCCTGCCGATTTCATATTTTCACACAGAACAGGATATTGAGCAGGTTTGCGATGTTTTAAGAAAATTCAACAATAAATAA
- a CDS encoding glycosyltransferase family 2 protein, producing the protein MKLSICIPVYNGADTICPLMENLDSTFSNIEKEVVLVNDGSRDNSAEVCKDLCKKYDYVKFINLRRNFGEHNAVMCALNYCTGDYAVIIDDDLQNPPEEIFKLLNEIEKGYDVVYSKYHVKKHHWFRNFGSKVNDIFATWLIGKPKNLYLCSFKIINRAMIDELKKYKGPFPYIDGLLLRATNNVSSVFVEHKARTQGKSNYTLGKLLNLWLSMFINFSIKPMRFITITGLTISFISVVMALFFIVEKILNPQTVPGWTTIIVLLLFFGGLQSTFLGIIGEYIGKNYLDQNNTPQWVVKETFGV; encoded by the coding sequence ATGAAACTTTCTATTTGCATTCCTGTTTATAACGGAGCTGATACAATCTGCCCCCTTATGGAAAATTTGGACTCAACGTTTTCTAATATTGAAAAAGAAGTTGTTCTTGTGAATGATGGCAGCCGCGATAACAGCGCAGAAGTGTGCAAGGATTTGTGTAAAAAATATGATTATGTGAAGTTTATAAATCTAAGGCGAAATTTCGGTGAGCATAATGCCGTGATGTGCGCTTTGAATTATTGCACAGGAGACTATGCGGTAATTATTGATGATGATTTGCAGAATCCTCCGGAAGAAATTTTTAAACTTTTGAATGAAATCGAAAAAGGCTATGATGTTGTTTATTCAAAATATCATGTGAAAAAACATCATTGGTTTAGAAATTTTGGAAGCAAAGTGAATGATATTTTTGCAACATGGCTTATCGGTAAACCGAAAAATCTTTATTTGTGCAGTTTTAAAATTATAAACCGGGCGATGATTGACGAGTTGAAGAAATATAAAGGGCCGTTTCCTTATATTGACGGACTTTTGCTTAGGGCAACAAACAATGTTTCTTCTGTGTTTGTTGAGCATAAGGCAAGAACTCAAGGCAAATCTAATTACACGTTAGGAAAACTTCTGAATTTATGGCTTAGTATGTTTATAAATTTTTCAATAAAGCCAATGCGTTTTATTACAATTACAGGTTTGACTATTTCGTTTATTTCTGTGGTTATGGCGTTGTTTTTTATTGTAGAAAAAATTTTAAATCCGCAGACAGTTCCTGGCTGGACAACTATAATCGTTCTGCTTCTTTTCTTTGGCGGACTGCAGAGTACTTTTCTTGGAATAATTGGCGAGTACATTGGAAAGAACTATCTTGATCAAAACAATACACCTCAGTGGGTTGTAAAAGAAACATTTGGAGTCTGA
- a CDS encoding YfhO family protein codes for MENVIEKKSLLKNVYAKYSLLFCLLVPLCFFQFFVYGKSFLVHDGLNEHTAFLAFYGEWLRNIICNIFHGKFIVPTFSFSLGFGADVISTLNWFCVGDPLNLVSVFVPKEGSYVLFVVLAIIRLYLMGIAFIVFCRKKTFFNTSVVFGALAYSFCGYAIFVGLRHPYFLNPMIYFPMLCLGIDFILEKKSPFLFIITVFISCACNYYFFYMLSIFVFIYAIVRFFFVDTSDKKINAFVKVFFKTAGFYFIGVALAAFILFPNIYGFFTASRTTEKINVSLLYDFNYYANLFFSPSAPPSFGSYGNLGFAAPVLLFLLFLFTQKDSVSKQLKIYLLIGLAFFVVPFLAHVTNGFNYITNRWSFIFAFPVCIAFVHVFPKFCSASKENIKLPIFLVMAHSLIILAVCCIDRNVRQQYFVCYAFSLIFLISTYLLFVKNKNTFLQKFIYFFVFLGIIVNSNVRFSPYGLNYLEKYTNYGSYEKNLKSNTDIEIKKLPDDDFFRYDEEQKFTANNSVIFGTHGTNYYYSISDIHLMQLYEELCLATTNNMRCSSLNRRSALQNLFAVKYFVLPTETEYAPEYMTFVKEFDTYGGRKKLFKLNNPSPFAVPYKNVLYADNNFENLNPIEKQELFLDTAVIYDEKSEDNTDGQELKLNSKVFCKNVSFIGNDDVKIEEGKIITRKKNATFEIDFSGDEDFDSEKELYLLFKNFYYTTDRYEQFKPQIRFVSSSGKEEKFSFGMTNANDSMGHNRMPCFGLQECKSGKFFVTLENKGVYEFDEISVFALDISDRDEKFNSIDREEISNLAFVENKISLETSLNEKQFVRFSMPYSKGWKIFIDGKETKSYRCDIAFIGTFVDAGNHSVVLKYSTPFLAAGLVTSFIGLIALVALCFYLKSRKKENE; via the coding sequence ATGGAAAATGTTATTGAAAAAAAGTCGTTGTTAAAAAATGTTTATGCAAAATATTCCTTGCTTTTCTGCCTGTTAGTTCCTTTATGTTTTTTCCAATTTTTTGTATATGGAAAATCGTTTCTTGTTCATGATGGTCTTAATGAGCATACAGCATTCCTAGCTTTTTATGGTGAATGGCTTAGAAATATAATATGTAATATTTTTCATGGAAAATTTATTGTTCCGACTTTCTCTTTTTCTTTAGGATTTGGAGCAGATGTTATATCGACTTTGAATTGGTTTTGTGTTGGAGATCCTTTAAATCTTGTTTCTGTTTTTGTTCCAAAAGAAGGCTCTTATGTTCTCTTTGTTGTACTGGCTATTATTCGCCTTTATTTGATGGGCATTGCTTTTATTGTTTTTTGCAGGAAGAAGACATTCTTTAATACATCTGTTGTTTTTGGTGCTTTGGCATACTCTTTTTGCGGGTATGCGATTTTTGTCGGTCTTAGGCATCCTTATTTTTTAAATCCTATGATTTACTTTCCAATGCTTTGTCTTGGAATTGATTTTATTTTAGAAAAAAAGAGTCCATTTCTTTTTATAATAACAGTCTTTATTTCTTGTGCATGTAATTATTACTTTTTTTATATGCTTTCTATTTTCGTCTTTATATACGCAATCGTGCGTTTTTTCTTTGTTGACACTTCAGATAAAAAAATAAATGCTTTTGTTAAAGTTTTTTTTAAAACTGCCGGATTTTATTTTATAGGTGTCGCCTTAGCAGCATTTATTCTTTTTCCAAATATTTACGGTTTTTTTACAGCGTCAAGAACAACTGAAAAAATCAATGTTTCGTTGCTTTATGATTTTAATTATTATGCAAATTTGTTTTTTTCACCTTCAGCTCCACCATCATTTGGCTCGTACGGAAATTTGGGATTTGCTGCGCCGGTTTTATTGTTCTTGCTTTTTTTATTTACTCAGAAAGATTCAGTTTCAAAACAATTGAAAATTTATCTTTTGATTGGACTTGCATTTTTTGTTGTTCCATTTTTAGCTCATGTTACAAACGGATTTAATTATATAACGAACAGATGGTCTTTTATTTTTGCATTTCCTGTTTGTATTGCATTTGTCCATGTTTTTCCAAAATTCTGTTCTGCCTCAAAAGAAAATATAAAATTGCCTATATTTCTTGTAATGGCACACTCGTTAATTATATTGGCAGTTTGCTGTATAGACAGAAATGTAAGGCAACAATATTTTGTTTGCTATGCATTTTCATTGATATTTTTAATTTCAACTTATTTGCTTTTTGTAAAGAATAAAAATACATTCTTGCAAAAATTTATCTATTTCTTTGTGTTTTTAGGAATTATTGTAAATTCAAACGTTAGGTTTTCTCCTTACGGGCTTAATTATCTGGAAAAATATACAAATTATGGAAGCTATGAGAAAAATCTAAAATCTAATACTGATATTGAAATAAAAAAGCTTCCAGATGATGATTTTTTTAGATATGATGAAGAGCAAAAGTTTACTGCGAATAATTCAGTTATCTTTGGAACGCATGGAACAAATTATTATTATAGCATTTCAGATATACACTTGATGCAGCTTTATGAAGAGCTTTGCCTTGCAACAACCAACAATATGAGATGTTCAAGCCTGAACCGGCGTTCTGCATTGCAGAATTTGTTTGCAGTAAAATATTTCGTTCTTCCTACGGAAACAGAATACGCACCTGAATACATGACTTTTGTAAAAGAGTTTGATACTTACGGCGGCAGGAAAAAGCTGTTCAAACTGAACAATCCTTCGCCGTTTGCCGTGCCGTATAAAAATGTTTTGTATGCAGATAATAATTTTGAGAATCTGAATCCTATTGAAAAGCAGGAGCTGTTCCTGGACACAGCAGTCATTTATGATGAAAAATCTGAAGACAATACTGATGGGCAGGAGCTAAAACTGAATTCAAAAGTTTTTTGCAAAAATGTTTCTTTTATCGGAAATGATGATGTGAAAATTGAAGAGGGCAAGATAATCACAAGGAAGAAAAACGCGACATTTGAGATTGACTTTTCAGGCGATGAGGATTTCGACTCAGAAAAAGAGCTTTATCTCTTGTTCAAGAATTTCTATTACACGACAGACCGTTATGAGCAGTTTAAGCCGCAGATTAGATTTGTCTCGTCATCAGGCAAAGAAGAAAAGTTCTCATTCGGGATGACAAACGCGAATGACAGCATGGGGCATAACAGAATGCCGTGCTTCGGTCTGCAAGAGTGCAAGTCTGGAAAATTCTTTGTTACGCTTGAAAACAAAGGCGTGTATGAATTTGATGAAATATCAGTTTTCGCACTTGATATTTCCGATAGAGATGAAAAGTTTAATTCGATAGATAGAGAGGAAATCAGCAATCTTGCATTTGTGGAAAATAAAATTTCACTTGAGACTTCATTGAATGAAAAACAGTTCGTAAGATTTTCAATGCCATACTCAAAAGGCTGGAAGATTTTTATAGACGGCAAAGAGACAAAGTCTTATAGATGCGACATTGCATTTATAGGAACGTTTGTGGATGCAGGAAATCATTCGGTTGTCCTGAAGTACAGCACGCCGTTCTTGGCTGCAGGGCTTGTCACGTCATTTATAGGATTGATTGCTCTTGTTGCTTTATGTTTTTATTTAAAATCAAGAAAAAAAGAAAATGAATAA
- a CDS encoding EamA family transporter, with the protein MNKKILSLLKLHLLVIVYSLSTVFSKFAGQQEFLSSKFIIFTFLLFLCLGVYAFFWQKILSNFNLSVAYANRAADLLWGIILGAVFFAEKVTFTKVVSVILVFLGIILVIRSEKTKGV; encoded by the coding sequence ATGAATAAGAAAATATTATCTTTATTAAAACTGCATCTTTTGGTTATTGTATATTCCTTAAGCACAGTTTTTTCAAAATTCGCAGGGCAGCAGGAATTTCTTTCGTCAAAGTTTATTATATTTACATTTTTATTATTTTTATGTCTTGGAGTCTATGCTTTTTTTTGGCAAAAAATTCTTTCAAATTTTAATCTTTCTGTTGCTTATGCAAACCGTGCGGCTGATTTGCTTTGGGGAATTATTTTAGGAGCAGTGTTTTTTGCGGAAAAAGTTACTTTCACAAAAGTAGTCAGCGTCATTCTTGTCTTTTTAGGAATAATTCTTGTTATACGTTCTGAAAAAACAAAAGGGGTTTGA